The Spirochaeta lutea genome includes the window CAACATGCTGTGCCGTACTTTTCATTCTCTCCGGCGCAGCGACCCCCTCCCCGAAGAGAACCAGCTCGGAAGAAGAAGGGGTGCGGGAGGGGCGGGCATTGAAATCACCCTCAGATATGTGACGAAAGCCCAGGCCGTGGCGGCCGGCGGTATGCTCGACGATAAAATCCAGGTCGCTGGGGCCCACCAGGGTTATGCTGCGGCGACCCCGATGTTTGGCGTCCAGGGCCAGGTTGTCGATGGTTTGTTTCCAGCGGACCACGCTGCCGATGGTGCGGCGCAGGTAGCGGTAGCTGCGCTTGGCCACCTCCCGGGTACCCTCGGGGGTCAGGCTGTAGGCCAGGTTGCGGCCGTTTACCTTGTGCATTACCAGCCAGCCCTTGTGCACCAGGCGTTTGATGATGCTGTTGGTCATGCCCAGGCTGATGCCCAGTACCGCAGCCAGGTCGCGCTGGCGCAGCTGGTCGGCTTTTTGGGCCTGAATGGTCTGAATACTCTGCAGGGCCTGGTACTCTAAATCGGCCTCGTGCTGCTGAGCCTGGGAGGGTTCGGTGGGACTGGTTTGCTGCTCCGGTGGGTTGTCCCGGGAATCTTGATCGGCCTTTGAGGCTTCTGTAGGCCCTTTGGTCGGCTCGTGACTATGTTCTTTTGGCTCCAGGCCGGTACCTTGTTGGCCCTGGCTTTTGGATGGCATTCCCCGGTTTGTTTTCGGCTGCGTCCTACTGGCTCCCGGCTGCTCCTTGCCTTGGTTTCCAGGGGGCTGACCGTGGAGAGGTGGTGTATTGAATTGGTCTGGTTTGGGGTTCCCGGGGGAAGGCCCTTTTTTTTCTGCCATGGCTTTTATTTCATAGTGCGCAAAAGGTTGTAAACGACACCAGATATAGCGGTGCAACCAATGATTCCACTCATGGGTGGTGTCGCCGGGGTGCAATGTTACAACCTTTTTTGCGCACTATAGGATCGTTATGCTGATTTCGTTCCAGATCCACCGTACCTGGGATCATCTTCGTCCCTAGTATCGTCCCGGAAGACGCGGCTCCGCCCATTCCCGGGCTTGAAGACAAGCCGGTAGGATCCTGGTTGGTAGTCCTGTCCGGAGGCGGCCGAAACACGCTCACCGGGCTGGGGCGGAAGGCCTCCGCCTCTGTGGTGCCGGAGATCCCGGGGCCGGTCTGGTACATGCGGCCGTGGGTTTGGACTCCGGTATTTGTTCGATAATTGAACAATATCCCGGGTTGCCCGGGCTGTCAAAGCAATACGGCTTCGGCGGACCCGGCTTCGGAGGCATAGATGGCTGCCCCGCCTTCGGCACTTCTTTGAAGTGTATACTTTTGTGGTCAGGGCTGTGGTTGGTCATGATGGATAGAGAGCAGGTTATCGAAAGTACATACGGTCATCCTACATAAAAACCGCTTGTACGGCACGCCGTCAATTGGCGTGGAGTTTGCCCTGCCCTTCAGGGCAGGAATAGCAAACTCCATGACAATAGGCGAGTCCTTGCCGACGCAGCCGAAGCAAGGACCGTGACAATAGGCGAATCGGTCTCGAAGTCCTTGTTATATGGCATCTATCTGTATGCATCTTTCCGATGTTCGATATCAATAACAAACACCATCACGCGTTCTTCT containing:
- a CDS encoding winged helix-turn-helix transcriptional regulator, yielding MPSKSQGQQGTGLEPKEHSHEPTKGPTEASKADQDSRDNPPEQQTSPTEPSQAQQHEADLEYQALQSIQTIQAQKADQLRQRDLAAVLGISLGMTNSIIKRLVHKGWLVMHKVNGRNLAYSLTPEGTREVAKRSYRYLRRTIGSVVRWKQTIDNLALDAKHRGRRSITLVGPSDLDFIVEHTAGRHGLGFRHISEGDFNARPSRTPSSSELVLFGEGVAAPERMKSTAQHVAGGQAGPYYLQVLLVEDQ